TATTTGTTGCCATTTCTACGTTCCAAAGCTCCCACACAATAATGGATGGAAGTGCTTGCATGATAGGTTGTAGTCAAGGAACTACACTGGCAGTCCAACATCAAACAATAGCCTAATGGAAGGACAAGCCCTCCAAACTTATTCCTGCCCATGATATAAAATAATGCCATACCTTCCTAGCTGCATATAATCTGAAAGATATGATGAAAGGTTTCTTCCTATGGGTTGGCACAAACCAACATCTTGAGGCCATAATAACCCAATCTTCTAAAATAATCATCCAAAGCCAACCTATTCCTCCATACTCTCCAcatgaaaaatgaaattttaaatgGCAGCCCTTTCACTCAAATCATCTTGTATGCATTGCAAGGTTCCTTTCTTTTCCTCAAATATTCCCATGTTGATTTAACACTAAATTGCCCTCTTGTTTTAAGCATCCATAATGGTTTATCCAAAACATCATGCACCAAAGGAGGCAGAATATTGTCAATTATGTGTGAAGCAATTTCCTGCGGAAGAATCTGGTGAAGCTTTGTAACACTCCACGTATCATTTTGCACCACATCACCTACATTCTGGACAGTTTCATCATAATAAAATCCAGGTGGAGTAACCAAGTAAAGATCACCCAGACCTGCCCAATTTTTGAACCAAAATAAAGATGATCCCATCTTTGGATGCCAACCTATTTGATGTTCTATATGATCCCTACATTCTAGCATCTTTCTCTATACATGAGAACCAACCCACCATGGAACTACCATTGCATGCATCTTCTTACAGTATTTTTGACACTAAAAGAACTCCATAGAGAAGGTTTTGTTCCAAAATTCTACACAATTTACAAAAGAGTGCCTTAGAAACATCATGTAAGGACCTAGATCCTACACCCCTTCCTCCTGTGGAATACATAAAGTATCCCAAGAAGACTAGTGCCTACTTCTTCCATCCACTGAGTTACTCAAAAGAACCTAGTAAAATGCTTATGCAACTTGTTGATCACAAATCCAGGAGCATTTACAGTTGAGAGCAAATAAATAGGCATGCTTTAAAAAACAATGGATATCAACACTATTCGTCCTCCTATTGATAATAATTTCCCCTTCCATGATTGTAACTTGTCCAACACCTTATTAATTAGCCCTTGATAATGATTCATCTTCCTCCTAGTATAAAATATTGGACACCCTAAATATGTGAAAGGGAATTCCTGCTCGCTAATACCTGTGATTCTCTGAACTTTGTCAACCACTTCATCACTAGCCGAATGGTGCAAATATACAGCTGATTTGGACTTGTTTATTAGTTGCACAAAAGCCTCCTCATATTCATTTATAACTTCTATGATCAACTGTAGAGATGTTGCATCTGAGGATGAGAAGATAATATATCATCTGCATAAGCAAGATGATTTATCTTGGGACTCCATTTAAGCATACCATATTCGTAGATATATAAGTTCATATGCAAGACATTCAATCCCCTTGATAAAACTTGAGCTGCTAGGATAAAGAGAGTAGGAGATAATGGATCTCCTTGCTTGACACCCCTACTTGATTTGAAGAAATCGTTTGCCTGTCCATTGAGTAACACAAAATATCAATTGTACAATACCATACACCAAGCCAATGAATCTTTCATTAAACCCCATCTTCCTTAACACCTTAGTTAAGAACAACCAGGATAACCTATCATAAGCTTTTGTTATGTCTAGCTTAATCACCACATTTGGTCTAGCCTTTGTTCTCATTCTAATGTCAGTAATGATCTCTTGGGTTAATAGAATATTTTCAACTATGCTTCTCCCCTACAAAGCCTACCTGCTCATCTGAAACTAAACTAGGAAGTAAGCTAACCAACATTTCATGAATCACCCTTGAGAATAATTTATTGATGAAGTTGCTCAAGCTAATTGGCCTCACATCTAAGAATGTAGTCATCTCTTTCTTATTAGGCAAGAGAATCAGGTTTgtatgtgtgagcacgtgatttttgccctatatatgaataattcccaaaattccaacaaaataatttttccttatttttacaattttttgtgcattttggtatcattttctgataatggttgcattttatttgtgcatgttaattcatataaaacacaaaaatatgcatttgcatttaggatataattttatattttaggaCCGATTAGGGGTTAGTTTGTTTtagaaccaaacatgaaaaattacaaaatagctcACTTTCGCATTTTAATTGTTCTAATCACAAATTTGGCGTAAAATAGGTTTTTaataattttagaatttaattagtctagttttgaaatatattaggactttattttaattgttacaattttataaaatcagaaaaataaatacaaaatta
Above is a window of Nicotiana tabacum cultivar K326 chromosome 8, ASM71507v2, whole genome shotgun sequence DNA encoding:
- the LOC142163356 gene encoding uncharacterized protein LOC142163356 codes for the protein MRTKARPNVVIKLDITKAYDRLSWLFLTKANDFFKSSRGVKQGDPLSPTLFILAAQVLSRGLNVLHMNLYIYEYDATSLQLIIEVINEYEEAFVQLINKSKSAVYLHHSASDEVVDKVQRITGLGDLYLVTPPGFYYDETVQNVGDVVQNDTWSVTKLHQILPQEIASHIIDNILPPLVHDVLDKPLWMLKTRGQFSVKSTWEYLRKRKEPCNAYKMI